In Streptomyces sannanensis, the DNA window GGGGCTCGATGGGCCTCGTGAACCTCGTGCGCCTGGTGAACCTCGTGGGCCTCCGCCGGGGCCGACGGAAGCGCCACCGGCTGCTCCGCCTCCACAGCAGCGGCGGTCACCGCGGCGACGGGTTCGGCGGCCCGCTCCGGCGCGGGCGGCAGCAGCACCGGCTCGATGCCGGCCGCCGCCAGACCCGCCGCGGCCGTTTCGGCCAGCGGAACGCCGTACCGCGCCAGCCGCAGCGGCATCAGGGCCTCTACCGGCGCCTTGCGGCGCCAGGCCCGCCCGAAGCGGGCCTGAAGGCGTGACTGGTAGATCAGCCGGTCCTGCTCCAGCTTGATGACCTGTTCGTACGACCGCAGCTCCCACAGCTTCATACGCCGCCACAACAGGAACGTCGGTATCGGCGACAGCAGCCAGCGCGTCAGCCGCACGCCTTCCATGTGCTTGTCGGCGGTGATGTCCGCGATCCGGCCCACCGCATGCCGCGCCGCCTCCACCGACACGACGAACAGCACCGGGATGACGGCGTGCATACCGACGCCCAGCGGGTCCGGCCAGGCCGCGGCGCCGTTGAAGGCGATCGTCGCCGCCGTCAGCAGCCACGCCGTCTGGCGCAGCAGCGGGAACGGGATACGGATCCAGGTCAGCAGCAGATCCAGCGCGAGCAGCACACAGATGCCCGCGTCGATGCCGATGGGAAAGACCAGGGAGAAGGTGCCGAAGCCCTTCTTCTCCGCGAGTTCGCGCACCGCCGTGTACGAACCGGCGAAACCGATGGCGGCGATGATCACCGCACCGGCCACGACGACGCCGATGAGTATGCGGTGTGTGCGTGTCAGCTGCATCGCGGCCACCCGCGGTCCCCTCCCGATTTCGACATATGGCTGACCCAGACTGGCACATGTGTACGGAGCCCGGCCTCCTGGGGAGGCACGGGCTCCGGTTGAATCGGTGAGGATGCGGGCAAACCGTTGTCAACCCCGCGGGTCCGGCTACTGGTTGGCGGTGGCCACCGCGGCCAGGACTTCCTTGGCGGCCTTCTGCGCGCCCTTCATCATCTCCGCCGAGTCCGGGGTCTTCGCGCCCTGGTAACCGGCACCGTTGTAGTCCAGGGTGACGACGACGTTAGCCGTGCGCGCCACAATCACCTGGTACTTGAAGTCCTCGTCCGTCTTGCGCAGGTCGTACGTGATCGCCGTCGCCTGGTCGCCGATCCCGGAGACCGGGACCTCCTTGACGTTCTTCGCACCTTCCGTGGCCTTCACGTCGGCCACCTGCTTCGTGAAGTCCTTCGTGGCCCGCTCCTCCCCGCTGCCGAGGGTCTTCTCGGACTCCAGGCGCTTGATCGAGACATCGAGCCAGCGGTACTGCGAACCCTTGAGGCCCTTGTCCTCCAGGCCGTTCCAGGAGCAGCTGCCCTGCGCCGAGATGTCCGCGGAGTTGCCCGCCTTCCCCGTCTTGTCCTTCGCCTTCGGCACCAGCTGGGTGACCGTCGCGGCGCTGATCGACTTGCAGGCGTCCGGCAGCTTGGCGAACTTGGCCGGCTCCACGGTCGCCTCCGCCGAGGCCTTCGTGCTCGGCGTGGGGGCGGACGACTCCTGCTTCTTCTTGCTGTCGGCGCCGGTGCTGCCGTCGGAGTCGGACGAGCAGCCGGCGGCGAGGAGCATCACCGGAACGGCTGCGCAGGCGAGTATGCGGGTGAGACGCGGGGCTGATCGGTGCATGGTTCCTTCGCTCATTCGCTCATCTGTCGTCGTTCGTGCGTTCGTCGTACGGTCCGGTCCGTCCGCCACCGTACGCCGACGGCCATGCGTGCCGAACCGATCGCCGTACCGGGCACGCGGGTCCGGGAGGCCGGTCACTCGCCGAACTGCTCGGCCAACCTGCCTGCCAGTGCCCTGGCCTTTTCCTGCAGTTCGCCGCTGTCCGGGACCACGGTGGGCAGGGCGGGCTGGACGGTGTACTGGACGGTGACGATCACATTCGATGTGCGGAACACCACGCTCACCGTGCGGCCCTGTGTCACCGATCCGGCCCCCGCCGGTACGTCGTTCAGGAACGCCGCGTCACCCAGATTGTCCAGAACACGCGGTTCCAGGCCCTCGGCCGGTTGGGGGGGCGTGGTCGAGTCCGCGCCGGACGGCGGCGTGACCGGCGGTGCGGTCGGCGCCTGGGAGTCGCCCGGCGTCGAAGTGGAGGTCGTGACCGGCAAGCCCGCGGCGGCCTGCTTCTTCGCGTAGACCTCCTGCGCCCGGCCCTCGTCGCTCATCGCGGCGTCGTACGACACCACGCGCTCGAAATCCACGACCAGGCGGCGGGTGGCGTCCGGCGACTCGGCCTTCCAGTTGCACCCGACCCGCCGGTCGGTGTCGTACGTCAGGGCCGCGGTGCCCGCGTACACCTTCTCCCGCTCTTCCTCCGGCAGGTCCGGGCTGACGGGCAGCATGTCCTTGAGCAGCCCTCGGTCCACGGCCCCGCACGCCTCGGGGAGCGTGCGGTACTTGCCGGGCGGCGGCGCGGCGGCAGGCTGGACGGTGTTCGTCTTGGCGCCGCTCTCGGAGTCGCTGCCGCCGGAGCCGGCGCTGCAGCCGGTGACCAGCGTGGCGAGGAGCACGAGACCGGATACGTACGCCCTGCGCTGCACGGTGACCGGGCTCCCTTCGGACGGAAAAACGCTTGCCGCCGGGAAGTGGCGGCTGAACACAATGTGTATCGCACGCGCTGGTGTGAACGCCGGTCTGCCGTCTCTTTTGTGGGCTTTGGTGCCAGTTTTGCGTTTTCAGCCTTATTGGGGGAATTGAGGAAATATGTCTTACGTGGAAGTGTCGGGTGCGAAGGTCCCCATCCGTATGTGGACCGACCCCGCGGCGGTCGAGGGTGTCGCGATGCAGCAGCTGCAGAACGTCGCCACCCTGCCCTGGATCAAGGGTCTGGCCGTCATGCCCGACGTCCACTACGGCAAGGGCGCCACGGTCGGCTCCGTGATCGCCATGCACGGCGCGGTCTGCCCCGCGGCGGTCGGCGTAGACATCGGCTGCGGTATGTCCGCGGTCAGGACCTCCCTCACCGCGAACGACCTCCCGGGCGACCTCTCCCGCCTCCGTTCCAAGATCGAGGCGGCCATCCCGGTCGGCCGCGGCATGCATGACGATCCCGTCGACGTGGGGCGTCTGCACGGCTTCCCGGTGACGGGGTTCGACAACCTCTGGGGGCGCTTCGACGGGATCGCGGAGGCGGTCAGGTTCCGTCAGGAGCGCGCTTCCAAGCAGATGGGAACGCTCGGCTCCGGCAACCACTTCTGGGAACTCTGCCTTGATTCGGACGACTCGGTCTGGGTCATGCTCCACTCCGGATCCCGGAACATCGGCAAGGAACTCGCCGATCACCACATCGGCCGGGCTCAGAAGCTGTCCCACAATCAGGGGCTCGTCGACCGCGATCTCGCGGTCTTCGTCGCGGACACCCCGCAGATGGCGGCATACCGGAACGACCTCTTCTGGGCGCAGGAGTACGCCAAGTACAACCGCGCGATCATGATGGCCCTCTCGCAGGACGTGCTGCGCAGGGAGTTCAAGAAGGCAAAGATCATCTTTGGTGATGTGATCTCCTGCCACCACAACTACGTCAGCGAAGAGCGCTACGAGGGCATGGATCTGCTGGTCACCCGCAAGGGAGCCATCAGTGCCCGCAGCGGTGAATTCGGCATCATTCCGGGTTCGATGGGCACCGGTTCGTACATCGTCCGCGGCCTCGGCAACGAGATGGCCTTCAACTCGGCCTCCCACGGCGCCGGCCGCAGGATGAGCCGCAACGCGGCCAAGCGCCGCTTCTCGACGCGGGACCTGGAGGAGCAGACGCGGGGCGTGGAGTGCCGGAAGGACTCCGGTGTCGTGGATGAGATCCCGGGCGCTTACAAGCCCATTGAGAAGGTCATGGAGCAGCAGCGCGACCTGGTCGAGGTCGTGGCGAAGCTGAAGCAGGTCATCTGTGTGAAGGGCTGAGTGATCGACGACAGAGGGGCGGGGCTGATTGTCCCGCCCTTCGTGCTCTTCTTCCGTCGTCAGGTCAGGGACTTGTGGAAGAAGGTCGTCGGCTTGAGGATGCCCGAGGGGTCGGCGGAGTGGTCCGGGACCGTGCCGAAGGAGGTCCAGCCGGCGGTGCGGTAGAGGTTCTCGGCGGTGCTGCCTGTCTCGGTGTCGAGCAGGAGCAGGGTGCGGCCGGAGGCCGCGGCGGACTCCTCGGCGGCGGCGAGGAGACGCCGGGCGAGGCCGCGGCCGCGGGCGTCGCGGTGGACCAGGAGCTTGGCTATCTCGCCGCGGTGACGGCCGTTGGGGTATTCGGAGAGACGGAGCTGGATCGTGCCGACGACGCGGCCGTCCTCATGGGCCACCCACAGGACGATGCCGTCGTCGGCGAGGGCGGGGGCGAACGACGCCCACCAGGCGGCGGCCTGCTCGTGGGCGAGGGGGGCGAGGAACCCGACGGAGGCGCCGTCGTCGGTCGCGTCGATGAGCAGGTCGGCGAGACCGGGGACGTGGGCGGGCAGCTCCTCGGCCGTCAGCCGGGTGATGGTGGGCATGGTGCTGGCTCCTCCAGGGGCATGGGCTGGGCGTTTCGGCCCGTCCGGCGTCTGAAAACGGACACTCTCGGCTGCTGTGCGGGGGGCGGCCAACCGGCCCGGCGCATGCGACGGGCGCGCCGCGAACGCAGGCCCGGCAGGCCCCTCCGGCAGGTGCCGTAGCCGGTCGTGCGGCCGGCGCCCGTGCGATGCGACCGGTCGCCGTCCGCCGGGGCGAGCCGCGTCAGAGCTCGCGGTGGACCTTGGTGTTGGAGGCCTGGGCGCGGGGGCGGACCACCAGGAGGTCGACGTTGACGTGGGAGGGGCGGGTGACGGCCCAGGTGATGGTGTCGGCGACGTCGTCGGCGGTGAGGGGCTCGGCCACGCCCGCGTAGACCTTGGCGGCCTTTTCGGTGTCGCCGCGGAAGCGGGTGGTCGCGAACTCCTCGGTCTTGACCATGCCGGGGGCGATCTCGATCACGCGGACCGGGGTGCCGCAGATTTCCAG includes these proteins:
- a CDS encoding DUF2637 domain-containing protein; the protein is MAAMQLTRTHRILIGVVVAGAVIIAAIGFAGSYTAVRELAEKKGFGTFSLVFPIGIDAGICVLLALDLLLTWIRIPFPLLRQTAWLLTAATIAFNGAAAWPDPLGVGMHAVIPVLFVVSVEAARHAVGRIADITADKHMEGVRLTRWLLSPIPTFLLWRRMKLWELRSYEQVIKLEQDRLIYQSRLQARFGRAWRRKAPVEALMPLRLARYGVPLAETAAAGLAAAGIEPVLLPPAPERAAEPVAAVTAAAVEAEQPVALPSAPAEAHEVHQAHEVHEAHRAPAPEPGPVPMPAQGPVPMPAQGPVPHESPWFAAPAVGQAEYRGSYDPAYAEDVETARVMVPSGPGRSRPLGGVPRQRNAEPEAQKYPQPHPKAAADPEPEPEPEPETVSAAVLPEGVSLDDAYIAAFHKYVSEHGAYPNARKFGLYLMDHYGITGETGGPVSESTLRPYLAGLREQYESEQLDPEQIA
- a CDS encoding DUF3558 domain-containing protein — protein: MHRSAPRLTRILACAAVPVMLLAAGCSSDSDGSTGADSKKKQESSAPTPSTKASAEATVEPAKFAKLPDACKSISAATVTQLVPKAKDKTGKAGNSADISAQGSCSWNGLEDKGLKGSQYRWLDVSIKRLESEKTLGSGEERATKDFTKQVADVKATEGAKNVKEVPVSGIGDQATAITYDLRKTDEDFKYQVIVARTANVVVTLDYNGAGYQGAKTPDSAEMMKGAQKAAKEVLAAVATANQ
- a CDS encoding DUF3558 domain-containing protein, with amino-acid sequence MQRRAYVSGLVLLATLVTGCSAGSGGSDSESGAKTNTVQPAAAPPPGKYRTLPEACGAVDRGLLKDMLPVSPDLPEEEREKVYAGTAALTYDTDRRVGCNWKAESPDATRRLVVDFERVVSYDAAMSDEGRAQEVYAKKQAAAGLPVTTSTSTPGDSQAPTAPPVTPPSGADSTTPPQPAEGLEPRVLDNLGDAAFLNDVPAGAGSVTQGRTVSVVFRTSNVIVTVQYTVQPALPTVVPDSGELQEKARALAGRLAEQFGE
- a CDS encoding RtcB family protein; this translates as MSYVEVSGAKVPIRMWTDPAAVEGVAMQQLQNVATLPWIKGLAVMPDVHYGKGATVGSVIAMHGAVCPAAVGVDIGCGMSAVRTSLTANDLPGDLSRLRSKIEAAIPVGRGMHDDPVDVGRLHGFPVTGFDNLWGRFDGIAEAVRFRQERASKQMGTLGSGNHFWELCLDSDDSVWVMLHSGSRNIGKELADHHIGRAQKLSHNQGLVDRDLAVFVADTPQMAAYRNDLFWAQEYAKYNRAIMMALSQDVLRREFKKAKIIFGDVISCHHNYVSEERYEGMDLLVTRKGAISARSGEFGIIPGSMGTGSYIVRGLGNEMAFNSASHGAGRRMSRNAAKRRFSTRDLEEQTRGVECRKDSGVVDEIPGAYKPIEKVMEQQRDLVEVVAKLKQVICVKG
- a CDS encoding GNAT family N-acetyltransferase, producing the protein MPTITRLTAEELPAHVPGLADLLIDATDDGASVGFLAPLAHEQAAAWWASFAPALADDGIVLWVAHEDGRVVGTIQLRLSEYPNGRHRGEIAKLLVHRDARGRGLARRLLAAAEESAAASGRTLLLLDTETGSTAENLYRTAGWTSFGTVPDHSADPSGILKPTTFFHKSLT